Proteins co-encoded in one Pocillopora verrucosa isolate sample1 chromosome 1, ASM3666991v2, whole genome shotgun sequence genomic window:
- the LOC131788300 gene encoding prominin-1-A isoform X1: MSSPATAFLVLFFFCFVAFGSCGTPTVNGTTIIWNDNFEDTSTEGSDLKTEYDAKGLQPWYNFANSFIGTVLSKDPYDILIKIKDEGMDEEVIKNDIIKNYAMGMIICVGIGFLFCLLMPIVGFCFCCCRCCGNCGGEMSQKERSNDGCKRAVFGVILTVITLLMFTGVLLTFVCNDRMSETVDEMQINSDAIVKEAVTFINRTVGEVDKLLGEDFGFVIKQLKNDITDASLQSLVGDPLLKELDKVSVKPIEAVQDLAANTQRMKDQLEIIKNTSQSLSNLTKELQEGLDQAKDNLTDILKNCSYVPSVKPTCDNINSDDLATGANFTALPDVSSELENVENVVNRDFEKTAEEGLAEVREIPRKVINDTSDTRKDISKMISNATSSINKMRDDLKKIANDDVISKLEEFKTDTVPKAKEQAEKYDNYRWMAGVGLTCILLLVVVLMALGLMCGVCGHDKEASPTTRGTVSNLGGLSLMAAAGFCFIFASFLMLLTTICFIIGAPMQTVCTAIDSGELYSQVLDNQKFWGDDGYVLSRTFFGKDKSDIRFTIGGFIDNCRNNKPLFKAGPFDEAFNISDRLDIEKLLGNDTTQQFDNLKVNLSDVNIFSNDTRNSLTELRDSGVDDIDFASFLNETTKDITAVDLNEFAQNISNLGGEFYRAAQNPIPAQRKAELLELSQKANDTAAALRTLQATVVKDMEYKSIELNQNVSALKGIGGDLKKLANNTLKEAEKAEDYLHTQSATNINKIVQKFTDRVLGWGFQFTDHIKDLLDNSLAKCKPVANIYDATIVIICKQALYPFNGFWFSIGYCLFFFIPAIIFCVKLAKHYRRMDYENEFDQDVEAFEMGHPYPSAPPQYPSGGEKKPWANPKNAVYPQAPPSRY; this comes from the exons ATGTCGTCGCCGGCAACTGCAtttctagttttgtttttcttttgttttgttgcctTTGGGAGCTGTGGAACGCCGACAGTTAACGGCACGACAATAATTTGGAATGACAACTTTGAAGATACAAGCACAGAGGGATCTGATCTCAAGACAGAATACGACGCAAAAGGACTACAGCCTTGGTATAATTTCGCAAATTCTTTCATCGGAACAGTTCTCAGTAAAGACCCATACG ATATTCTTATCAAGATCAAAGATGAAGGTATGGATGAAGAGGTTATCAAGAACGAC ATTATTAAAAACTATGCCATGGGAATGATTATTTGTGTGGGAATTGGTTTCCTATTCTGTCTGCTTATGCCAATTGTTGgcttttgtttctgttgctgtCGCTGCTGCGGAAATTGTGGTGGGGAGATGTCACAGAAAGAGAGATCAAATGATGGCTGCAAAAGAGCTGTGTTTGGAGTGATTCTTACAGTGATCACACTTCTGATGTT taccGGGGTCTTGTTGACATTTGTTTGCAATGATCGCATGAGTGAAACTGTTGACGAGATGCAAATCAATTCAGATGCTATTGTAAAGGAAGCAGTCACATTTATTAACCGTACAGTTGGG GAAGTTGACAAACTCCTAGGTGAAGACTTTGGTTTTGTCATTAAACAGTTGAAAAATGACATTACTGATGCAAGTCTTCAAAGTCTTGTGGGTGACCCTCTACTGAAAGAGCTGGACAAAGTCTCTGTTAAGCCTATAGAAGCAGTACAGGATTTGGCTGCAA ACACTCAAAGAATGAAGGATCAACTTGAGATCATCAAAAACACCAGCCAAAGTCTGTCAAACTTGACGAAAGAACTTCAAGAGGGCCTGGATCAGGCTAAGGACAACTTGACAGATATTCTGAAAAATTGCAGTTATGTGCCAAGTGTTAAGCCTACCTGCGATAATATAAACTCAGATGATCTGGCTACTGGGGCAAACTTTACAGCTCTTCCTGATGTTTCATCAGAACTTGAGAATGTTGAAAACGTTGTAAACCGGGACTTTGAGAAGACAGCGGAAGAA GGACTTGCAGAAGTAAGGGAAATTCCCCGAAAGGTCATCAATGACACAAGCGACACACGAAAAG ATATTAGCAAGATGATTAGCAATGCAACTAGCAGTATCAACAAGATGAGAGATGATCTTAAGAAAATTGCAAATGAC GATGTCATCTCAAAGCTTGAGGAATTTAAAACTGATACTGTTCCAAAAGCCAAAGAACAAGCAGAAAAATATGACAACTACAG ATGGATGGCTGGTGTTGGGTTGACCTGCATTCTTCTCCTTGTTGTGGTGTTGATGGCTCTTGGCTTGATGTGTGGTGTCTGTGGTCACGACAAGGAAGCTTCACCAACCACACGGGGTACAGTGTCTAACTTGGGAGGTCTTTCTCTAATGGc tGCTGCTGggttctgttttatttttgcatcatttttgaTGCTATTGACTACAATCTGTTTTATTATTGGAGCACCAATGCAAACAGTGTGTACAGCTATTGATTCTGGAGAACTGTACTCTCAG gTTCTTGACAATCAGAAGTTTTGGGGTGATGATGGATATGTTTTGTCAAGAACCTTTTTTGGTAAAGATAAGTCAGACATACGTTTCACCATTGGCGGATTCATTGA caACTGTCGCAACAACAAACCACTATTCAAAGCTGGCCCCTTTGATGAAGCTTTTAATATTTCTGACAGGCTGGACATCGAAAAG TTGCTTGGAAATGATACTACACAACAGTTTGACAATTTAAAGGTCAACCTGAGTGATGTGAATATCTTTAGCAATGACACCCGCAACAGCCTGACTGAACTTAGGGATTCAGGAGTTGATGACATTgattttgcttcatttttgaATGAG ACCACAAAAGATATAACAGCTGTTGATCTCAACGAATTTGCTCAGAATATCAGTAATCTAGGAGGTGAATTTTATAGAGCAGCACAGAATCCTATTCCAGCACAAAGAAAAGCCGAGTTACTT GAACTGTCGCAAAAAGCAAATGACACTGCTGCAGCCCTGCGTACTCTACAGGCAACTGTAGTGAAGGATATGGAATATAAGTCG ATAGAGTTAAATCAAAATGTGAGTGCCCTGAAAGGTATCGGAGGAGATCTCAAG aaACTAGCAAACAATACTTTGAAAGAAGCCGAGAAAGCAGAAGACTATCTTCATACTCAATCAGCTACTAACATCAACAAA ATTGTACAGAAATTCACTGATCGAGTGTTAGGTTGGGGATTTCAGTTCACAGATCACATTAAAGACCTT CTAGACAATAGTTTGGCTAAATGTAAACCTGTGGCGAACATTTACGATGCAACTATTGTTATAATCTGCAAGCAAGCCCTGTACCCATTT aatgGTTTCTGGTTCTCCATTGGATATTGCCTGTTCTTTTTCATCCCTGCAATAATTTTCTGTGTTAAACTTGCTAAACATTATCGCCGGATGGATTACGAGAATGAATTTGATCAGGATGT GGAAGCGTTCGAAATGGGACATCCTTATCCATCAGCCCCACCTCAGTACCCTTC GGGCGGCGAAAAGAAACCATGGGCTAACCCGAA AAATGCTGTCTATCCCCAGGCTCCACCAAGCAGATACTAG
- the LOC131788300 gene encoding prominin-1-A isoform X2 encodes MSSPATAFLVLFFFCFVAFGSCGTPTVNGTTIIWNDNFEDTSTEGSDLKTEYDAKGLQPWYNFANSFIGTVLSKDPYDILIKIKDEGMDEEVIKNDIIKNYAMGMIICVGIGFLFCLLMPIVGFCFCCCRCCGNCGGEMSQKERSNDGCKRAVFGVILTVITLLMFTGVLLTFVCNDRMSETVDEMQINSDAIVKEAVTFINRTVGEVDKLLGEDFGFVIKQLKNDITDASLQSLVGDPLLKELDKVSVKPIEAVQDLAANTQRMKDQLEIIKNTSQSLSNLTKELQEGLDQAKDNLTDILKNCSYVPSVKPTCDNINSDDLATGANFTALPDVSSELENVENVVNRDFEKTAEEGLAEVREIPRKVINDTSDTRKDISKMISNATSSINKMRDDLKKIANDDVISKLEEFKTDTVPKAKEQAEKYDNYRWMAGVGLTCILLLVVVLMALGLMCGVCGHDKEASPTTRGTVSNLGGLSLMAAAGFCFIFASFLMLLTTICFIIGAPMQTVCTAIDSGELYSQVLDNQKFWGDDGYVLSRTFFGKDKSDIRFTIGGFIDNCRNNKPLFKAGPFDEAFNISDRLDIEKLLGNDTTQQFDNLKVNLSDVNIFSNDTRNSLTELRDSGVDDIDFASFLNETTKDITAVDLNEFAQNISNLGGEFYRAAQNPIPAQRKAELLELSQKANDTAAALRTLQATVVKDMEYKSIELNQNVSALKGIGGDLKKLANNTLKEAEKAEDYLHTQSATNINKIVQKFTDRVLGWGFQFTDHIKDLLDNSLAKCKPVANIYDATIVIICKQALYPFNGFWFSIGYCLFFFIPAIIFCVKLAKHYRRMDYENEFDQDVEAFEMGHPYPSAPPQYPSGGEKKPWANPNGYVNGTNRY; translated from the exons ATGTCGTCGCCGGCAACTGCAtttctagttttgtttttcttttgttttgttgcctTTGGGAGCTGTGGAACGCCGACAGTTAACGGCACGACAATAATTTGGAATGACAACTTTGAAGATACAAGCACAGAGGGATCTGATCTCAAGACAGAATACGACGCAAAAGGACTACAGCCTTGGTATAATTTCGCAAATTCTTTCATCGGAACAGTTCTCAGTAAAGACCCATACG ATATTCTTATCAAGATCAAAGATGAAGGTATGGATGAAGAGGTTATCAAGAACGAC ATTATTAAAAACTATGCCATGGGAATGATTATTTGTGTGGGAATTGGTTTCCTATTCTGTCTGCTTATGCCAATTGTTGgcttttgtttctgttgctgtCGCTGCTGCGGAAATTGTGGTGGGGAGATGTCACAGAAAGAGAGATCAAATGATGGCTGCAAAAGAGCTGTGTTTGGAGTGATTCTTACAGTGATCACACTTCTGATGTT taccGGGGTCTTGTTGACATTTGTTTGCAATGATCGCATGAGTGAAACTGTTGACGAGATGCAAATCAATTCAGATGCTATTGTAAAGGAAGCAGTCACATTTATTAACCGTACAGTTGGG GAAGTTGACAAACTCCTAGGTGAAGACTTTGGTTTTGTCATTAAACAGTTGAAAAATGACATTACTGATGCAAGTCTTCAAAGTCTTGTGGGTGACCCTCTACTGAAAGAGCTGGACAAAGTCTCTGTTAAGCCTATAGAAGCAGTACAGGATTTGGCTGCAA ACACTCAAAGAATGAAGGATCAACTTGAGATCATCAAAAACACCAGCCAAAGTCTGTCAAACTTGACGAAAGAACTTCAAGAGGGCCTGGATCAGGCTAAGGACAACTTGACAGATATTCTGAAAAATTGCAGTTATGTGCCAAGTGTTAAGCCTACCTGCGATAATATAAACTCAGATGATCTGGCTACTGGGGCAAACTTTACAGCTCTTCCTGATGTTTCATCAGAACTTGAGAATGTTGAAAACGTTGTAAACCGGGACTTTGAGAAGACAGCGGAAGAA GGACTTGCAGAAGTAAGGGAAATTCCCCGAAAGGTCATCAATGACACAAGCGACACACGAAAAG ATATTAGCAAGATGATTAGCAATGCAACTAGCAGTATCAACAAGATGAGAGATGATCTTAAGAAAATTGCAAATGAC GATGTCATCTCAAAGCTTGAGGAATTTAAAACTGATACTGTTCCAAAAGCCAAAGAACAAGCAGAAAAATATGACAACTACAG ATGGATGGCTGGTGTTGGGTTGACCTGCATTCTTCTCCTTGTTGTGGTGTTGATGGCTCTTGGCTTGATGTGTGGTGTCTGTGGTCACGACAAGGAAGCTTCACCAACCACACGGGGTACAGTGTCTAACTTGGGAGGTCTTTCTCTAATGGc tGCTGCTGggttctgttttatttttgcatcatttttgaTGCTATTGACTACAATCTGTTTTATTATTGGAGCACCAATGCAAACAGTGTGTACAGCTATTGATTCTGGAGAACTGTACTCTCAG gTTCTTGACAATCAGAAGTTTTGGGGTGATGATGGATATGTTTTGTCAAGAACCTTTTTTGGTAAAGATAAGTCAGACATACGTTTCACCATTGGCGGATTCATTGA caACTGTCGCAACAACAAACCACTATTCAAAGCTGGCCCCTTTGATGAAGCTTTTAATATTTCTGACAGGCTGGACATCGAAAAG TTGCTTGGAAATGATACTACACAACAGTTTGACAATTTAAAGGTCAACCTGAGTGATGTGAATATCTTTAGCAATGACACCCGCAACAGCCTGACTGAACTTAGGGATTCAGGAGTTGATGACATTgattttgcttcatttttgaATGAG ACCACAAAAGATATAACAGCTGTTGATCTCAACGAATTTGCTCAGAATATCAGTAATCTAGGAGGTGAATTTTATAGAGCAGCACAGAATCCTATTCCAGCACAAAGAAAAGCCGAGTTACTT GAACTGTCGCAAAAAGCAAATGACACTGCTGCAGCCCTGCGTACTCTACAGGCAACTGTAGTGAAGGATATGGAATATAAGTCG ATAGAGTTAAATCAAAATGTGAGTGCCCTGAAAGGTATCGGAGGAGATCTCAAG aaACTAGCAAACAATACTTTGAAAGAAGCCGAGAAAGCAGAAGACTATCTTCATACTCAATCAGCTACTAACATCAACAAA ATTGTACAGAAATTCACTGATCGAGTGTTAGGTTGGGGATTTCAGTTCACAGATCACATTAAAGACCTT CTAGACAATAGTTTGGCTAAATGTAAACCTGTGGCGAACATTTACGATGCAACTATTGTTATAATCTGCAAGCAAGCCCTGTACCCATTT aatgGTTTCTGGTTCTCCATTGGATATTGCCTGTTCTTTTTCATCCCTGCAATAATTTTCTGTGTTAAACTTGCTAAACATTATCGCCGGATGGATTACGAGAATGAATTTGATCAGGATGT GGAAGCGTTCGAAATGGGACATCCTTATCCATCAGCCCCACCTCAGTACCCTTC GGGCGGCGAAAAGAAACCATGGGCTAACCCGAA
- the LOC131788300 gene encoding prominin-1-A isoform X3 codes for MSSPATAFLVLFFFCFVAFGSCGTPTVNGTTIIWNDNFEDTSTEGSDLKTEYDAKGLQPWYNFANSFIGTVLSKDPYDILIKIKDEGMDEEVIKNDIIKNYAMGMIICVGIGFLFCLLMPIVGFCFCCCRCCGNCGGEMSQKERSNDGCKRAVFGVILTVITLLMFTGVLLTFVCNDRMSETVDEMQINSDAIVKEAVTFINRTVGEVDKLLGEDFGFVIKQLKNDITDASLQSLVGDPLLKELDKVSVKPIEAVQDLAANTQRMKDQLEIIKNTSQSLSNLTKELQEGLDQAKDNLTDILKNCSYVPSVKPTCDNINSDDLATGANFTALPDVSSELENVENVVNRDFEKTAEEGLAEVREIPRKVINDTSDTRKDISKMISNATSSINKMRDDLKKIANDDVISKLEEFKTDTVPKAKEQAEKYDNYRWMAGVGLTCILLLVVVLMALGLMCGVCGHDKEASPTTRGTVSNLGGLSLMAAAGFCFIFASFLMLLTTICFIIGAPMQTVCTAIDSGELYSQVLDNQKFWGDDGYVLSRTFFGKDKSDIRFTIGGFIDNCRNNKPLFKAGPFDEAFNISDRLDIEKLLGNDTTQQFDNLKVNLSDVNIFSNDTRNSLTELRDSGVDDIDFASFLNETTKDITAVDLNEFAQNISNLGGEFYRAAQNPIPAQRKAELLELSQKANDTAAALRTLQATVVKDMEYKSIELNQNVSALKGIGGDLKKLANNTLKEAEKAEDYLHTQSATNINKIVQKFTDRVLGWGFQFTDHIKDLLDNSLAKCKPVANIYDATIVIICKQALYPFNGFWFSIGYCLFFFIPAIIFCVKLAKHYRRMDYENEFDQDVEAFEMGHPYPSAPPQYPSGGEKKPWANPNMVLPR; via the exons ATGTCGTCGCCGGCAACTGCAtttctagttttgtttttcttttgttttgttgcctTTGGGAGCTGTGGAACGCCGACAGTTAACGGCACGACAATAATTTGGAATGACAACTTTGAAGATACAAGCACAGAGGGATCTGATCTCAAGACAGAATACGACGCAAAAGGACTACAGCCTTGGTATAATTTCGCAAATTCTTTCATCGGAACAGTTCTCAGTAAAGACCCATACG ATATTCTTATCAAGATCAAAGATGAAGGTATGGATGAAGAGGTTATCAAGAACGAC ATTATTAAAAACTATGCCATGGGAATGATTATTTGTGTGGGAATTGGTTTCCTATTCTGTCTGCTTATGCCAATTGTTGgcttttgtttctgttgctgtCGCTGCTGCGGAAATTGTGGTGGGGAGATGTCACAGAAAGAGAGATCAAATGATGGCTGCAAAAGAGCTGTGTTTGGAGTGATTCTTACAGTGATCACACTTCTGATGTT taccGGGGTCTTGTTGACATTTGTTTGCAATGATCGCATGAGTGAAACTGTTGACGAGATGCAAATCAATTCAGATGCTATTGTAAAGGAAGCAGTCACATTTATTAACCGTACAGTTGGG GAAGTTGACAAACTCCTAGGTGAAGACTTTGGTTTTGTCATTAAACAGTTGAAAAATGACATTACTGATGCAAGTCTTCAAAGTCTTGTGGGTGACCCTCTACTGAAAGAGCTGGACAAAGTCTCTGTTAAGCCTATAGAAGCAGTACAGGATTTGGCTGCAA ACACTCAAAGAATGAAGGATCAACTTGAGATCATCAAAAACACCAGCCAAAGTCTGTCAAACTTGACGAAAGAACTTCAAGAGGGCCTGGATCAGGCTAAGGACAACTTGACAGATATTCTGAAAAATTGCAGTTATGTGCCAAGTGTTAAGCCTACCTGCGATAATATAAACTCAGATGATCTGGCTACTGGGGCAAACTTTACAGCTCTTCCTGATGTTTCATCAGAACTTGAGAATGTTGAAAACGTTGTAAACCGGGACTTTGAGAAGACAGCGGAAGAA GGACTTGCAGAAGTAAGGGAAATTCCCCGAAAGGTCATCAATGACACAAGCGACACACGAAAAG ATATTAGCAAGATGATTAGCAATGCAACTAGCAGTATCAACAAGATGAGAGATGATCTTAAGAAAATTGCAAATGAC GATGTCATCTCAAAGCTTGAGGAATTTAAAACTGATACTGTTCCAAAAGCCAAAGAACAAGCAGAAAAATATGACAACTACAG ATGGATGGCTGGTGTTGGGTTGACCTGCATTCTTCTCCTTGTTGTGGTGTTGATGGCTCTTGGCTTGATGTGTGGTGTCTGTGGTCACGACAAGGAAGCTTCACCAACCACACGGGGTACAGTGTCTAACTTGGGAGGTCTTTCTCTAATGGc tGCTGCTGggttctgttttatttttgcatcatttttgaTGCTATTGACTACAATCTGTTTTATTATTGGAGCACCAATGCAAACAGTGTGTACAGCTATTGATTCTGGAGAACTGTACTCTCAG gTTCTTGACAATCAGAAGTTTTGGGGTGATGATGGATATGTTTTGTCAAGAACCTTTTTTGGTAAAGATAAGTCAGACATACGTTTCACCATTGGCGGATTCATTGA caACTGTCGCAACAACAAACCACTATTCAAAGCTGGCCCCTTTGATGAAGCTTTTAATATTTCTGACAGGCTGGACATCGAAAAG TTGCTTGGAAATGATACTACACAACAGTTTGACAATTTAAAGGTCAACCTGAGTGATGTGAATATCTTTAGCAATGACACCCGCAACAGCCTGACTGAACTTAGGGATTCAGGAGTTGATGACATTgattttgcttcatttttgaATGAG ACCACAAAAGATATAACAGCTGTTGATCTCAACGAATTTGCTCAGAATATCAGTAATCTAGGAGGTGAATTTTATAGAGCAGCACAGAATCCTATTCCAGCACAAAGAAAAGCCGAGTTACTT GAACTGTCGCAAAAAGCAAATGACACTGCTGCAGCCCTGCGTACTCTACAGGCAACTGTAGTGAAGGATATGGAATATAAGTCG ATAGAGTTAAATCAAAATGTGAGTGCCCTGAAAGGTATCGGAGGAGATCTCAAG aaACTAGCAAACAATACTTTGAAAGAAGCCGAGAAAGCAGAAGACTATCTTCATACTCAATCAGCTACTAACATCAACAAA ATTGTACAGAAATTCACTGATCGAGTGTTAGGTTGGGGATTTCAGTTCACAGATCACATTAAAGACCTT CTAGACAATAGTTTGGCTAAATGTAAACCTGTGGCGAACATTTACGATGCAACTATTGTTATAATCTGCAAGCAAGCCCTGTACCCATTT aatgGTTTCTGGTTCTCCATTGGATATTGCCTGTTCTTTTTCATCCCTGCAATAATTTTCTGTGTTAAACTTGCTAAACATTATCGCCGGATGGATTACGAGAATGAATTTGATCAGGATGT GGAAGCGTTCGAAATGGGACATCCTTATCCATCAGCCCCACCTCAGTACCCTTC GGGCGGCGAAAAGAAACCATGGGCTAACCCGAA